Part of the Benincasa hispida cultivar B227 chromosome 12, ASM972705v1, whole genome shotgun sequence genome is shown below.
TTACAAATCTCCCCAACCCCACTCCGCCCCGTTATCAATCCGAACTACAATCTAAATTGTTAGAAGGGCATGTTAGagaataatttcaaaatcattaaaatcacttttatatGGTTTAAATTTACTCCTAAACATGTATTCGATCATTCCAAATCAGTTTTTATTATACGATCagaaaaacatgttttaaagtgattttgacatgttacaaatgattttaattctttcaaaatCACTCCTTATCATGCCttaaacataaaagaaataCAAGAAACAATATGGTTAAAAGCAACACAAGAGACCAAACATTAAATTGACTGGGAATGATTAAAAGCATGTTTTAGAGTAATTTTGGTAATGTTGGAAAtgattttaacttttcaaaatcaTGTAAACATACCTTATGAATACGAGAAGCAAAACGAACTCCTTGGAAAAGCAAAAATTCTCTGTCTGGTTCTTTCTCAGGTCCACTCAATGCATTATGTTCATTTACTATGCGTTTCATGTACTTCCTTGCCAATTCTACACATGACACCTTTATCTGcagtgttcaaattaatgtgCACTATTTAATCAACCAAAGAGAAACATAGTAAAACAGACAAAAAATAAAAGGCTCCTTTTTACTACATAAAAACTCAGAAAGCTTGAAACTTTATGATATATTATGATATTAATTGTTTCCTTGAGTTATGTAACAAACCTTGCCAACAACTCCACAATCCAACAACCAATCAATGGGAATTCCGAGTTCCTCGTATTGTGAAATTGTCGTGTCCCTTGTACGAAACAATCCATAGACACTCTGCTCCACCCTATCAAATTGATAGAGGCAAGAAAAAGTTAAACAAAATGCAGTCGACTCGAATCAAATGACGTTCCAATCAAACTAAACTATGCAACTTTCTGCTCGATATCGAAAATGACGGTGTCGGTTTGAGGCTTCAACAATTTACTTGTTCAGATACTTGGCTATTCTATGTTGTACTgaaagagaatagtagagaaacaTGACATACTTATCTACCAAGGAGTTCATTTTGTTTAAAGCAACTTCACATGTGAGTTTGGGATTGTCAACAAAAGAAGATACTTCTTCTCTTAGTTTCATCAGCTTCTGATATCCAAAGGCTGCTTCTATTAATGCATCTGTTTTTCCCTTAGGCCAATCAAAATGCTTGAGAATCTCCATCCCTTCAACCTTTATCAAAGGAGAAAAACGGTATATTTATCTTTCTCACGTGTGAGCTCAGATgttaatattttcataaaatgacctattatttagagaaaaaaaatgacatcACGAGGCGTTGAACACGAAGGAGTTAGGAGAATAAAGAAGTTAATTCAATATCATATATACCAAAGAAAACTTTTCATCGAGCCGTATAATGAAGGAGACGACATCTTCCATGTTGGAGAAAGACGCTTCTCTAACTTCCATTGCCAATGCCACAACCAAGTCTCCTTGAGTTTCTATATCAGCGTTCACCTTAATTTAGATAGAACACATATCTATTAACATTTGAACAtatacaaacttattctaagcAGATTTTTTAGAAGGCAAAGATATATAGAAGGGAATATCTGTTCTCAATCTCCTCAATCTAGAATCAAATGCATTTGAAGTTAAAAAGAAGGAAGATGGTGCATAATTTTTACCTCAGGTTTCATTATTTTTCGATTGAATCGAACTAACTCGGGTCCTCGATGAACTTCACCTCCAGAAGAAGTTGGATTGGAGATCATATTTTTGCTATCATTATCAAATTGGCTATCTGGATCAGAAGAAGTTTCATTCATCTTCATTTGAGTAAGTTCAAGGGGTAAAATTGCAGGCTTCTTTCTCACGTTTGTGTCATCGTATTCTGACTTCAAACTCAAAGCGTCACCGGAACTTTTTGCCCTTTCATTCACAGCCTTTTCCTTGATTTGCTTCTCACTACCTAAGGCCAACTTTTGATGCTCTTTATAAGTTGAATACTTCTGTTTTAAACTTTCATCAACTGATTTAGACATCAGTTGAAATGATGTTGCAACTGAGTTGACAGATTTTCCTGAAGAAACTTGCAATCTAACTTCGGAGAGAGTTAAAGTTTCAGCACTCAAAGCCATCACTGCTTCTAAAGGATCCTTCCATCTGTGGCTCGAACCGATTATGCATGGAGACGAAACAGCACTCGAACCACCTGTGTTTCTGATCAATTTCTTCAAACTCAAATTTGAATTAGGCTTCTCAATGAAACTACTTGTTCTGCTCCTTGAACTATCAATTGAAGTATTGTCAATATCTTCAATCCCTGAAGAGAATGGATGAGAAAAGTTGCTTTCATGATCTGTTTCTTCTTGTCCAGACTCCAATCCTGCATACTCTAGCATGAGTTGTTTTGCCTTCTCTTTTGACTTTGGACTCAAACTCTTATTGAGATAACGAGCGGATTCGCCAGTCGATATCTCATTGTCTCGAAGCTCATACCTCAAGCAAGCATTGATCCAACGAAGGTACACTAACTCTTCAACTTCATTAAACCTATTCATCTGAAGCCTTTCAAGATGCTTTATCAGATCCTCATTTTCACTCTTTAACTTTTGAGCCTCTTCTCTTTCCTTAGTGAGTATTTCACTCTGCAGCAGTTAGAAAATGGTCTTTAAAGCCACCAGCCTCAAGAGTAGATCATTCAATACAAAGCTCCCCATGGAAGAGAGTTTCTAGTAAGTGTAAGATGTATGTAGGATGATAATGGGTAGAGAATCAACATAGAGATTTACGTAATTCACTAACAGCATGTTAGCTACATCCATAGGCAGAGGAAGAGAGCAGtttattattagagaaaaaaatatcaaaatacaGATCAAGAGGTGTCAGTAGActtaaagagtttgtatagcaCACTCCTCTAAACCCTAGGGCCAAAATCGTAAATCATGTAAATAGCATAAATACAAATTCAACTTAGATTTCGAGAGACCCGTGCTTGGTCAATTAGAGCACCAAATAACAGATTAAAGGCATTCTAATAGGTATATTATACTCAAAATTAGCCCTTGAAGCCACTAACCTCTGTCATCTTAGTGAGTGTTTTGATCCTGGCCTTCATAACTTCTAGTTTAGAAATTAGTTCGTGCTTTTCGTGTTGAAGCTCTCGATTCTTCCGCTTAAGCTCCCCAAGTTCTACCTCAAAATCCTTCGCTGCTTTCTGTTTCTTATAAAGTTCTGCTTCTTTCTTGAGAGCCTCTTCCTCTTTTGCCTGCAAAGCGGAAACTCGTTGTTTGAGTAATAATAAATGTTCTTTTGTTTGGTTTGCATCAAGCTGAATTTGCCTCTGCAGCTCCTTAATCTTGCCCCTAGCCCCCTCTAGTTCCTTCTTCATCAATGCTCCCTTCATTATCTCTTCTTGTAGAATCTTTCTCTCAGCCTGCAAAGAGCTGATTGTGATATTAAGCATACTGATATCATCGTTCTTAGCCTTGAGCTGCTTTCGTAACTCTGTGACGTCAGTTTCACTGTATTTTATTCTATCGCACATGAGCAATTCACCTTCaagtttctttttcctctcctcCAATTCCATCACTAGTTTCACCAACCTTTCCAATTCAATCTTATTGTTTTCTATCTGGATTTCAGgcactttttcttctttcttattgTCATCAAGCGACCAATTTTCGGACTCTCGTGGTAGAAGTACTCGAAACTCATCTGACCTATGATCTCCATCTTCAATATCAGAGGTTCTACCATTAACTTGACTAGTTTCATCATTTATTGAATTagcttcctcttcttcttcatccaaTCCCTGCCATAAAAAGattataaaactagtacaaaatgCATTCTAAGAAGAAAACACGCACACAAACACACATGCACACAGAATTCTTCGGTGTCGCCTTACGTTCTTCTTTGTGTCTTCTCCATTTTCTatgtaaataaagaaaataaagataaaacaGGATTAGAAAAGGcataagcttaactcaaaaggCAAAATAAACGAGtaagagaaagaaataaataaagaggACAAAACCCGAACAGTTGGCAGGCGAGAATAATGAGCTCCATGATCTGATTGTGAGCTGCCTAATTGCATAAGCTGTAATTGAAACAGCAACAAGAAGACCTAATCTGTTCATCATCTGCAATGGCAAAACAATAAACTTCAAAATCATCAATCCcaatatgattttaaaacacAACCCATGTCAAATTCAAACACATCCATGGATGTAAAAATCATAGCTATATTTACTAGTTCTTAGCATTTCTATATCTCAGCACACAATGATCACGAACTTTCAAATCAAATGTAGTGTTACATTAGGAAGAATACATCAGATTAAGCTATAAATAACATTACATAAAGACAAGACATAACAACCTTAACTAGCTAGTGACCTTGAAACTTGAAAGTGGACAGAAAGAACAAAATTAAGAATGCCTCTGAACAGACTAGGTTCTGGTCGTGTCTTTGTCTTCTTCTCAGGACAGGAAGCTTTTGAGTTTGTCTCTTTTGGAAATGAATAAATTTcagtactttttttttcttttttgctggGATTTTGATGAATTGGGTAAGTTTGCAACTGCTGAGTCCACGTTGCTATGTGAAAAATCCGAGCCAGTTTTCAGAATCGATTAGTGGCAGTTAGTTTCTTCTTGTGATTATGAATTGACCAAGTGTCACTACGTTATATGTTAATCAGTTTCAATCAGGACCCACCATAAACTAATGTATCATTAgaagaaagttaaaatttagtttctatggATCAGTTATAAATATaggaaatcaaattcaaaatattagtGGATATAGCACGatgtaaaaaaatttacaaatatagcaaaatttagattcTCTCGAAATCTATTTATGATAAGCTATATAACTAATATGTgtctatcaccgatagattTGGTTATATTTGCGATgctttaaaaatattgatatacaCTTAACTATTAGTCTTAAAAGTGCTACCTATTATAATTACCTTTAATCAAACTGGACAAATACAAGTCTAACCTTTTGTAATCATAcaaactaaattctaactttctctaACTCATAAGGACCAAATTATAATTgagggattttcaaaaattaaaaaaaaataaataagggaaattattgacacaaaatagtaaaattttaatcttctttgatataGGCTAATAGAAGTCTGTCAGTGTCTATtagtaataaaaattgatagaaatctatcagtaataatgtctatcagtgataaaaattaatagaaatctatcagtgataaacttctatcaataattttttactatttcgataaatagtttgatatttttttatatgtaaaaATCTTCTTATATATTATCCCATCCAAAATTTAATGAAGTATATATAATGTGAATTCGAAATGAGCTTATGGTATGGACTATGAAGTTAATATGcttatttaattgtttttgtGAAACACAATATTCCAGATTGAATATCAAGATAAGATTTTTGGCGATGGGAGAATCAAGCACAAtacaaatgggagattttaaagatagaaaaaataagagaaaatatttacacaaatagtaaaatttaattatagttgaTATAGACATTATGGTGATACATATTAACAGAAGTCTATTcattgatagaaattgatacatATCTATCTGTATCTATCtgtgtttcttttattttgacaaataatttgacattttttctatttgtaaaaatttctcaattttaaaactttgaCCTTTTTCTTATGTGTGTTTACAATGCTAGACATTGTAACATAAACTATTTGAAAGTTTCAGCCTTATTGttgttcaatttttattaaatcatatatagttataatctAATCGAGTTAtcgttttaatatatatatatatatggaaaaaaatTGTAGATCAAGAATTCATGGAAATTATAAGACTAGTTGGTACAGATTTAAATAATGCCATAAAATACatttaaagaagaaaagcaaTTTGAATGTCAAAgataatctaataatttaatttgaaaatatgatgGATTAGTGGATGGCTTGAAATAGAGTTGCAACATATGATGAATTAGTTGTTCATTGTGATGCATATTGCAAAGAGGTTGGGTATGCTTTCTTTGGTCTCACAAATTGCCacgaaattgaaataaaaacttCGTGGGGCAGAAATTTAATTGTGTTCAACCACTTTCTTAATTCAAAGGGTGACACAATGTTACTCATAATCAACCAAAAGTTTCTaatatatcaaaaaaaaaaaaaaaaatccaaaccaccttaattatttattgtttgtcataaaaaaaatttgttttttagtataaatatgaggACGTGGTATTGAGCATGTGAAAGAAGAAAATCATGTCGATTATCATTGAATTATAATGTAGAGTTTATTAAATAAGGtcctatttggtaaccattttgttttttgtttttgtttttgtttttaaaaattaagtgtaTGAACACTATTTCccaaaatttcttcctttgttatctacttttttataatgatttaaaaaatcaaaccagattttgagaactaaaaaaaaagtaaattcaaaaaattgtattgtttttaaaatttggctaaaaattcaaccattgtttttagaaatatgtaaatcattgtaagaaatgtagataaaataggcttatttttcaaaaaaaaaaaaaaaaaaccaaatagttaccaaatggaaCCTCATATAACATTATAGCTTATAAAAGGTTTAtgttttatagcaaaaagtttcagaaatacaaacacttttgaaactttttgctataaagtgttaatattttttagatttttttatttataagaatttctccCTATAAAATTTGGAGCAAAATGAATATATGCTTTTATAGTCCTAAAAATAATTGagtaattgcaattggtagcatttttaggaataataaccaagtgtataacaccattttaaaaaaattacaaatatagtcaagtctatcaacgatataCTACACTcaagtctatcagtaatagacttctatcgttgatagactcttaccaatatggtctatcattgatagactatttaaatttgatcatgtttgtaaattttttttaatactatattatatctgttaatactttggatctaatgtctatatttataactattctaaaataattttgatcttgaaagaaaatgattttctttaaaaaaaaaaaaaaaaaatttagctgAATTTGGCAGGACCACCAATCAACCTAGTTGTCCTTTAGGCATTTATGTGGCCTTGTTTTCATGTGGTTGTGTCTTGTACGATGTGTGTTCTTATGTGTCACTAGAATCCCATTATTTTGAGGATTTTGTAAcaaagttacaaaaaaaaaaaaaaaaaaaaaaactgctatttgtaaatgaaatatactttttttaatacaacaagaatcaacaaaaacacaaaatactACATAACCAACCTGtcagaaaaaaattaaaaatatgtttggaatatattttcaagtgtttaatttaaaatataaattgttTTGAAAGAAAGTTGAATATTTGAGAttcactcaaaatagttttttaaatgtattttaataagtttttatcaaaattatttaagtaaaaatgatttttttaaaaaatatttttttctcgaATCAATTCAAActttagaagaaaaatatttgattctaaaaatatttgaatgtacTACACATATTTCGTACATTTcatttaattgtataattatattttgtcatatgtaaaatttttcttatttcttttttataatgTTTTCTAACATTTTCCCGAGTGTGATTAGgtgagatgaaaaaaaaaagttggtggACCATTGCTTTGTAAATATAGTAataacttttttatatatagttatgaaaatttttaacaaaatatcgATTTATATGTCTAGACTTagaaaattgtatcaattaaagtTTTAAACTATTAGTTGTCTCAATTAAAACTCtcagttatttatttttctttttattctattTGTTTTCTCACTAATATTGAATTTAAGGACCTACTTAATAACGTTCTTGtttcatgtttcttgtttttgtttcccattttttttaacaaacagAATTATTTGATaaccctttttattttttgtttctagaATTTGAGAAACTTTTCTGAAAATGAGGCCAACTTTGAGAAACTACGAAAAGTAGCTTTTCCcgatttcgttttttatttataaaacatcCCTTTTTCTATTTATCAAAATGCACCCATAGCCTATTGGTAGTCATGCAGTTCTAAACTATCCTTCCACCCCTTGATTGTGGgttcatttttgtctttttcttttagatatttcaacttttatattttatttatttttttattgattttttatttacaaaaataattatactatatttatattttattttaattttaaattttaaaattcttcaatatttagattatatattattttaatttttaatatgtatattaatttttcatattttaatttcaactcCCAAATGaacacttttatttttaatttctttgttttttcttttatatttattttcatagtttatattttctttattttctttattaattttactatttaaaaaataaaattgctatatttatatttattttaaatttaaattttaaattctccaaattattgatatatttattattattttcaatatgtatattaattttttatattcaaCTTCTGCCATATGcatgtttactatttattttagttctaatatTTCAATATATCTGATACCGAGTAGAATTTTACAATATAATAATTTTGCTAACTAACACATTCATTTAGCTTAACCTTAATATTTTACAACCATgaaatttacataataatataattaaattggattgAAAATCTCAACTCCCAAATGGGGcacttttatttattctttttttttcttttatatctatttacatattttatattttatttattttctttttattttgctacttcaaaaataaaattgctatacttatattttatttttatttgattttaaatttttttcaatatttagatttatattatttttaattttcaatatgtatattaattttatattttcaattttgagtattaaatttttcaaaatacatgttattatatatttttaattctaatattttcgagtaaaattacaatatataaatttataaattttatttaagcaATTAATTGGGCatcatatataagttatattaatttaattaattgcttAGGATGTTAAATTTTGGTCCAAAGTtgctatttattattttatatatgtgatgtatgatttaattttattatatagcataacgtatgccatatagatttaaaatctcgcCATAggataaaatataaaatcatgccatcatttaatataactcttatattaatttaattaattaaaaagtaattaaataacataataattgaaaatacaaaaaaaaataactacTTGAGGAAACTGCCTAAGCTTCAAACCCACGACCTGCTGGCCATTTGCATGTACGCAAGAACCACTTGGAGCATGACACTCGGAAGGAGCGTTTTACAgagatccatgagcggaagcagatcgtctaaatttcattttgattgaaaatcaaatttatagtaaatatacaagatatgcattctaTATATAAACTACAGCATgcattttataaagaaaaagggttTAAGGGAcactacctttgaagaacttttcttcttgtagATTCCTCGAACGACACGAACTCAAATATAGCAACCCTTAAAGACTCTCTTCAAGAATTTCACGAACCAAAATAGACACTATCACAGGGAGCCTTCGAATACTCAGGGTGAGAGTCCAGGGGTGGTGGGCCTAATTATTGTAGTTTGGAGggtttgtttgagtttggaTGAGCAAGAAGATTGAGAACTCAGAACGTTTCTGTCCTCCAATCGTATAATAACTCACATAAGTCTGTAAGGAAGAAGAGacacaaatttattttattccttttctctattttatggcatttaatataaatcatattcatattaaatttaacaactatgaatctcattcataaaaaatatatttgaatctcgttcaaatatttatttcatccaaataaactataatatatcaaatacattataacaatcatatcatatataatttaatcaatttaattatatcaccctctttttaatttgaacaattcaaattaacccaaaaactggagaggagagggtgtggtaccacattgttcaagatccaaaatcaacccttaagggagcaatttatccatcatccttccctgaagcagggtaagtagataaatttcatcttgtgtagctgtgttcctgttgggattggtatcctaattctctcagagtctcgttgtttgtaattatacacattctttatgaataaaataattgttatttcattctggcatttactcatatccaataaacaaaactccatggttatcttatgtaaacttaagcatgtatataagatatacaagtagatcatgtcttaagtgataacctaaataggtctgtagtataagattAAGGAGAGAttattgatcctggtgacactacggatacggcccgctttgtaggggtctgcaagtgttgtaaactaatagatggtagatcctgaccattcatgtggagacatgcaagcgaaggtgtcctatacaaagagtttgtataaaatcggaccacgagatgattctctctgtatataacgtcgttattctagagacttacatctcacctaaacgaccataggtgatacaacctcaatcctgagtgttttggaaacttatgcctttgagggcggacctttgattagtatgggtgagagtagtcagattgtcaactcaacatgcctaccttttttaggacttgtctgatttgggagctggaaactcaatacacaagatggaattcactccttccccgaagcaggggtaagtagatagattgctcccttaagggctgattccgagacttaaacatagtggttacagcttctctttagaagagaggactcagtcatagtaagactatgacttatgttcattagagggaacaatagtacttaaggagttagatgtaactacgagggcataacagttattggctaagctgtacttacgagcaatctgtgaagggttgttgtactgttgattggttaagatggacacataatatatctgtagtaagaagagttcagttgtcggtctttagtggagtgtctggcagttaacggatggtggatcccatgactaaagagtttagtcagttattcacgtaccgttggagcttctagctataggtccataaattccctttggtagctcaatggattcaagttgagaactagttcttggtgttgatttgaaatgtttaaattgacaagaggtaattcgattttatatgatatgatcggtgtggtgtatgagatacatctagtggagggttaatgtaaatgagatttacattaagagcCGTGGAATAGGAAAAGAGCTATAGTTTGTatatttcataagatgaaatattaaaactataggttataaatatagtatgataagttggttatcatttatatttataataatattaattattggataattatctatttttctctaataaccaattgagtgggaggttattggtggtttcatggtaaccatgagataaaagaaaaaatgttttcctaatttagtATGATTTGCaatgttgatttgagatttccaatctcgaaaattactcacggatagctgtcaagtaaatcagatttactaagcgacagcttggagttagctaaaagGTGTTCTTAAACGATAGACATTCAGCTAGACgataagctaaacgatcgcatagcttttcctagaagatcgcatagtttttactaaacgattgggcatcgagctatacgataggttgtttcatctcccacttgctcaattttTTACACAATTGTTCTTCCTTCAGTTTCTGCCTCTAACCAGTCCACACAGAGACCACTctatggattctcacaccgagaataccaaggtaacctttttggtggtgtcatactcaactcaacacagtCGATGTTCTGTGGAGATTGTTTGCGGTGTTCAGGATGTTTGTGACCTTAGCAATCGCTTAGTTCGAGTTTGTTGCGATCATACAATGTAGCGGTCGTGTTAGGcgaacgttcgtgtgttgctatgttactgtgatcgagcgttcgtgatcaagaaacttgaagatgagttttCAAAGATTTGTTAATTCCTTCccttgatcatgtagtaaagcatgctgtagtttatgttttatgcataaccgtatgtttccgtttgtgattgtaattgtaatgtttatatacgattgaaatttggaaagatctttCCGCTACTCATAGAAAtcttcatgtctgatttccttcagttctcagctccctaatcagaagaattcctaaaatggtaggcttgttgagtcggcaatctagccactctcacccatacaaatcaaaagatcaccctcataggtaggagttcataacttactcagaattaaggtcaagttacctatggtcattctggtgaaatgaaagtctctattatgaacgatgttatataatgagactaaacaatttgtggtccgatcttatacaaactcctttgtatagaatatccccgctcacatgtctaatacatggatgatcaagatcagatcatttgtatcactttataacaattgtagcacctacaaagtgggctatactcgtagtgtcacaaggataaaatacatagtcttatccatatactacagaccatttaggttatcacttaaacatgatct
Proteins encoded:
- the LOC120092471 gene encoding protein CHUP1, chloroplastic-like isoform X2, giving the protein MELEERKKKLEGELLMCDRIKYSETDVTELRKQLKAKNDDISMLNITISSLQAERKILQEEIMKGALMKKELEGARGKIKELQRQIQLDANQTKEHLLLLKQRVSALQAKEEEALKKEAELYKKQKAAKDFEVELGELKRKNRELQHEKHELISKLEVMKARIKTLTKMTESEILTKEREEAQKLKSENEDLIKHLERLQMNRFNEVEELVYLRWINACLRYELRDNEISTGESARYLNKSLSPKSKEKAKQLMLEYAGLESGQEETDHESNFSHPFSSGIEDIDNTSIDSSRSRTSSFIEKPNSNLSLKKLIRNTGGSSAVSSPCIIGSSHRWKDPLEAVMALSAETLTLSEVRLQVSSGKSVNSVATSFQLMSKSVDESLKQKYSTYKEHQKLALGSEKQIKEKAVNERAKSSGDALSLKSEYDDTNVRKKPAILPLELTQMKMNETSSDPDSQFDNDSKNMISNPTSSGGEVHRGPELVRFNRKIMKPEVNADIETQGDLVVALAMEVREASFSNMEDVVSFIIRLDEKFSLVEGMEILKHFDWPKGKTDALIEAAFGYQKLMKLREEVSSFVDNPKLTCEVALNKMNSLVDKVEQSVYGLFRTRDTTISQYEELGIPIDWLLDCGVVGKIKVSCVELARKYMKRIVNEHNALSGPEKEPDREFLLFQGVRFASRIHKFAGGFDFESMKAFEELRSRVHTEAGQKNIN
- the LOC120092471 gene encoding protein CHUP1, chloroplastic-like isoform X1 produces the protein MMNRLGLLVAVSITAYAIRQLTIRSWSSLFSPANCSENGEDTKKNGLDEEEEEANSINDETSQVNGRTSDIEDGDHRSDEFRVLLPRESENWSLDDNKKEEKVPEIQIENNKIELERLVKLVMELEERKKKLEGELLMCDRIKYSETDVTELRKQLKAKNDDISMLNITISSLQAERKILQEEIMKGALMKKELEGARGKIKELQRQIQLDANQTKEHLLLLKQRVSALQAKEEEALKKEAELYKKQKAAKDFEVELGELKRKNRELQHEKHELISKLEVMKARIKTLTKMTESEILTKEREEAQKLKSENEDLIKHLERLQMNRFNEVEELVYLRWINACLRYELRDNEISTGESARYLNKSLSPKSKEKAKQLMLEYAGLESGQEETDHESNFSHPFSSGIEDIDNTSIDSSRSRTSSFIEKPNSNLSLKKLIRNTGGSSAVSSPCIIGSSHRWKDPLEAVMALSAETLTLSEVRLQVSSGKSVNSVATSFQLMSKSVDESLKQKYSTYKEHQKLALGSEKQIKEKAVNERAKSSGDALSLKSEYDDTNVRKKPAILPLELTQMKMNETSSDPDSQFDNDSKNMISNPTSSGGEVHRGPELVRFNRKIMKPEVNADIETQGDLVVALAMEVREASFSNMEDVVSFIIRLDEKFSLVEGMEILKHFDWPKGKTDALIEAAFGYQKLMKLREEVSSFVDNPKLTCEVALNKMNSLVDKVEQSVYGLFRTRDTTISQYEELGIPIDWLLDCGVVGKIKVSCVELARKYMKRIVNEHNALSGPEKEPDREFLLFQGVRFASRIHKFAGGFDFESMKAFEELRSRVHTEAGQKNIN